One Vallitalea pronyensis genomic region harbors:
- a CDS encoding LytR/AlgR family response regulator transcription factor codes for MDYNITICDDEAIQGDIVERMVLEGAARLNIRANIYKFLSGKELMLYLNAHNTQMHIAFLDMEMEGMDGIQLARAIKTCCEDVLIIFVTGYKDYVFDVFELGTFRYLLKPVQPKVFTKAFEDAIHAWNKHHLPMEDEFLIINKNKEKIMIKYSSIRYLEKYKNKILVKTDNEDIEFYGTFSELNYLLEGTCFIKVHQGYIANMDKIELITSKEVLLKDGSRIPVSRRNAKEIRDNFLSRMRVSI; via the coding sequence ATGGACTATAATATTACAATTTGTGATGATGAAGCCATTCAAGGTGACATTGTAGAAAGAATGGTGTTAGAGGGTGCTGCAAGGTTAAATATCCGTGCCAACATTTATAAGTTTTTATCGGGGAAGGAACTGATGCTTTATTTGAATGCCCACAATACCCAGATGCATATCGCATTCTTGGATATGGAGATGGAAGGTATGGATGGCATACAGCTGGCCAGAGCCATTAAAACATGTTGTGAGGATGTGCTCATTATCTTTGTCACAGGTTATAAGGATTATGTATTTGATGTTTTTGAACTCGGTACCTTTAGATATCTGTTAAAACCTGTTCAACCTAAGGTATTTACGAAGGCTTTTGAGGATGCTATTCATGCTTGGAACAAACATCATCTCCCAATGGAGGATGAGTTCTTAATTATTAACAAGAACAAAGAGAAGATTATGATTAAGTATAGCAGTATACGTTATCTTGAAAAGTATAAAAATAAGATTTTGGTTAAAACGGATAATGAGGATATTGAGTTCTATGGGACGTTTAGTGAATTGAATTATCTCCTGGAAGGCACGTGTTTTATTAAAGTGCATCAAGGTTATATTGCAAATATGGACAAGATTGAGTTGATTACATCAAAAGAAGTCCTTTTGAAAGATGGTAGCCGCATACCCGTTAGCAGAAGAAATGCTAAAGAAATTCGAGATAATTTCTTAAGTCGAATGAGGGTGTCCATATGA
- a CDS encoding AgrD family cyclic lactone autoinducer peptide has translation MIYKLSTKISDKLVKKGIIQEDDIEVYNYGFEIIISSLLIFLGMMTLGIVFKCIIEVIIFMAFFCLLRIQAGGYHAKTHLQCFSFFALSCFFAIVISRLLLGYDKNYVIMMLVLIESCIIIMSYAPVDTENKPLNDSEKINYKSKSIVTVVVQTSIILIMRSLYSGFQVYYMVAAIAILIESVTVLPIINKRRKRGQNMLTSINKKIGSQVLGLIGLLGVAVASLSIQTACIWFFNQPKVPDKLRKND, from the coding sequence GTGATATACAAACTTTCAACCAAGATATCAGACAAGCTTGTGAAGAAAGGTATAATACAAGAAGATGATATAGAAGTGTATAATTACGGATTTGAAATTATAATATCATCTCTCTTAATATTTTTGGGTATGATGACTTTGGGGATTGTCTTTAAATGTATAATAGAAGTAATTATATTTATGGCGTTTTTCTGTTTGTTGCGGATACAGGCAGGAGGATACCATGCAAAAACCCATCTACAATGCTTTAGTTTCTTTGCATTATCTTGTTTCTTTGCAATTGTCATAAGCCGTTTATTATTGGGATATGATAAAAATTATGTGATTATGATGCTTGTACTGATTGAATCTTGTATTATTATTATGTCCTATGCACCGGTTGATACCGAGAACAAGCCATTAAATGATTCCGAAAAAATTAACTATAAGAGTAAAAGTATTGTTACAGTTGTAGTTCAGACGAGTATTATACTTATTATGAGAAGCTTATATAGTGGATTTCAAGTGTATTATATGGTTGCTGCTATTGCTATTCTCATTGAATCAGTAACGGTGCTGCCAATAATAAATAAAAGAAGGAAGCGGGGTCAAAACATGTTAACAAGTATCAACAAGAAGATTGGGTCACAGGTATTAGGTTTAATTGGTTTACTTGGCGTTGCTGTAGCTTCACTATCTATTCAAACAGCGTGTATTTGGTTTTTTAAT
- a CDS encoding stalk domain-containing protein has translation MKKYKGLVIGLVLGVLLSATSTAFAGNIMETIHVLLNKVNIAINDELVGRQGEHYTLDNGEEVPMSISYKNTTYLPIRKVAEILGSQVKWEQATKTIHIIGKEITQIEDKVKPEVTAVSNMGNHRIEITFSEEVDQETAEDIANYKLAKKEIEHLMVKYKDDTKLVITKAILDASKKKVVLMTEEERQWFFAIEVNGIKDVSGNVMDTYSDGFVTSAAVDSDMLDIEMVSNTIITFTFHVPVNEETVTNKANYVITSNFSKDNKLAIKDIVYDAELKKVTITTDEIKLFVIYQLELFNIKDIHGEPVYPTQGRFGELPQL, from the coding sequence ATGAAAAAGTACAAAGGATTAGTCATTGGCTTGGTATTGGGCGTTCTATTGAGTGCAACATCCACGGCGTTTGCTGGTAATATAATGGAAACCATCCATGTATTGTTGAATAAAGTCAACATTGCCATTAATGATGAACTTGTGGGAAGACAAGGTGAGCATTATACACTTGATAACGGTGAAGAAGTGCCCATGAGTATCTCCTATAAGAATACCACTTATCTACCTATTAGGAAGGTTGCAGAGATTCTTGGCAGCCAAGTTAAGTGGGAACAAGCAACAAAAACAATTCATATTATAGGAAAAGAAATAACTCAGATAGAGGATAAGGTTAAGCCAGAAGTTACGGCTGTCAGCAACATGGGAAACCATAGGATCGAGATTACCTTTAGTGAAGAAGTTGATCAAGAGACGGCTGAAGACATAGCTAATTATAAACTGGCAAAAAAAGAAATTGAACATCTCATGGTGAAGTATAAGGATGACACGAAACTTGTTATTACAAAAGCAATTCTAGATGCAAGCAAAAAGAAAGTGGTCCTCATGACAGAGGAAGAAAGACAATGGTTCTTTGCAATAGAAGTGAACGGTATCAAGGATGTATCAGGTAATGTGATGGACACCTATTCAGATGGCTTCGTCACATCAGCAGCTGTGGATTCAGATATGTTAGATATTGAGATGGTGTCGAATACCATTATCACCTTCACATTTCATGTACCTGTTAATGAGGAAACTGTCACCAATAAGGCAAATTATGTGATAACCAGCAATTTTTCCAAAGACAATAAGCTTGCCATTAAGGACATTGTCTATGATGCTGAATTAAAAAAAGTAACCATAACAACAGATGAAATAAAACTATTTGTTATCTATCAATTAGAGTTATTTAATATAAAGGACATTCATGGAGAACCTGTGTATCCCACCCAAGGCAGGTTTGGAGAATTACCCCAGCTTTAA
- a CDS encoding sensor histidine kinase — MIWYFIEYFIDIVEAITIIIFLNGIYKKRYKSASTYFIGGFMLTNIIFGFNYLAKHSRHPVQCTSITMIILLFVVVYWLYKEPLHRLLISYIGLLIFIIAIEGIVLSLLSIAFKQSPGFFAEQNIFRVVGMFTSKLLIFLIVIMFISFGLKNGRLIVKKRIILEIVVLFSINLSIMISILPVYKNILYVHDENGFIAGIVILGLGFINILSLLIYLRIIRQAHHDIDLQLRLQQYDMQSKYLDEINYATMKLRSLRHDMSNHLGNVQGLVRYKEYDKLEEYLSKLLTDIEDVDQMIITRNPAISALLNRKKTLADKHDIHCSMNIQYMDEILMDDLDLCIVLGNILDNAIEASLKLEQKDRYIKIDIRNIEKYIIIDCVNRIAVNSKSTLQTTKDNKILHGIGLSNVKQIVKKYHGSIDISSIKDYFTITITMYNDTLDNSSS; from the coding sequence ATGATTTGGTATTTTATAGAGTATTTTATTGATATAGTAGAAGCCATTACCATTATTATTTTTTTGAATGGTATTTACAAAAAACGGTACAAATCAGCTAGTACATATTTTATAGGAGGATTTATGCTGACAAATATTATTTTTGGATTTAACTATCTGGCTAAACATTCCAGACATCCTGTCCAGTGTACGTCTATAACAATGATTATTCTACTGTTTGTCGTTGTTTATTGGCTGTATAAAGAACCTTTACATCGTTTGCTGATTAGTTATATTGGCTTATTGATTTTTATTATTGCAATTGAGGGCATTGTATTATCCTTACTGAGTATTGCATTTAAACAATCACCTGGTTTTTTCGCAGAGCAAAATATTTTTCGAGTAGTGGGTATGTTTACATCCAAACTATTAATTTTCTTAATCGTTATCATGTTCATTAGCTTTGGATTAAAGAATGGGAGGCTGATTGTTAAGAAAAGAATTATACTTGAAATTGTCGTTTTATTTTCAATCAATCTTAGTATTATGATCAGTATTTTACCTGTGTATAAAAATATATTGTATGTGCATGATGAGAATGGTTTTATTGCGGGAATAGTTATATTGGGTTTAGGCTTTATTAATATACTATCCCTACTCATCTACCTTAGAATTATTCGGCAAGCCCATCATGATATTGATTTGCAATTGCGATTGCAGCAATATGACATGCAATCCAAGTATTTAGATGAGATTAATTATGCTACCATGAAATTAAGAAGTCTGAGACATGACATGTCCAATCACTTGGGTAATGTACAGGGTCTGGTAAGATATAAAGAATATGACAAACTAGAAGAATACTTGAGTAAGCTGTTGACGGATATTGAAGATGTTGATCAAATGATTATAACGCGAAATCCTGCCATATCTGCTTTGCTTAACCGGAAGAAAACTTTAGCAGATAAGCATGATATACATTGTTCCATGAACATACAATACATGGATGAGATTCTTATGGATGACCTGGATCTCTGTATCGTTTTAGGGAATATATTGGATAATGCTATAGAAGCAAGTCTTAAACTGGAGCAAAAGGATCGCTATATAAAGATTGATATTCGGAATATAGAAAAATACATTATCATTGATTGCGTCAATAGAATCGCTGTGAATTCTAAATCTACACTTCAAACCACCAAAGATAATAAGATATTGCATGGCATTGGTTTATCCAATGTGAAGCAGATTGTTAAAAAATATCATGGCAGTATTGATATATCCTCCATAAAAGATTACTTTACAATAACCATCACCATGTATAATGATACACTAGATAATAGCAGTTCATAA
- the galU gene encoding UTP--glucose-1-phosphate uridylyltransferase GalU: MKIRKAIIPAAGLGTRFLPATKAQPKEMLPIVDKPTIQYIVEEAVNAGIEEIIIVTGRNKRSIEDHFDKSIELELELEKKGKEDLLDIAKSVSEIANIHYIRQKEPRGLGHAILMAKHFIGNEPFAVLLGDDVIVSQKPCLQQMIDVYSEYRTSILGVQQVPESDVNKYGIVNGKIIEERVYKVKDLVEKPACEDAPSNIAILGRYIITPSIFEYLETQGEGAGGEIQLTDSLRRLAVEEAIYAYDFIGKRYDVGNKMGFLQATVEFALRRDELRDEFLQYLQQTVNQVDQVLQID, encoded by the coding sequence ATGAAGATTAGAAAAGCCATTATACCAGCAGCAGGGTTGGGAACAAGATTCTTGCCTGCTACCAAAGCACAGCCAAAGGAAATGTTGCCTATTGTTGATAAACCAACAATTCAATACATTGTTGAAGAAGCTGTTAATGCTGGTATCGAAGAAATCATCATTGTGACAGGACGTAATAAGCGGTCCATTGAAGACCATTTTGATAAGTCCATTGAATTGGAGTTGGAGCTAGAAAAGAAAGGGAAAGAAGATCTATTAGACATTGCCAAAAGTGTATCTGAAATTGCTAATATCCATTATATTAGACAAAAAGAACCTCGAGGATTAGGGCATGCTATTTTAATGGCGAAACATTTTATTGGAAACGAGCCTTTTGCGGTGTTATTAGGGGATGATGTGATTGTTTCACAGAAGCCTTGTTTGCAACAAATGATTGATGTATACAGTGAGTACAGAACATCCATTCTTGGTGTTCAACAAGTACCAGAATCTGATGTGAATAAATACGGAATTGTCAATGGCAAAATCATTGAGGAACGGGTGTATAAGGTGAAGGACCTGGTTGAAAAGCCAGCATGTGAAGATGCCCCATCCAATATAGCCATTCTTGGCCGCTATATTATTACACCCAGTATATTTGAATACCTTGAGACACAAGGTGAAGGCGCTGGCGGTGAGATACAACTAACAGATTCACTTAGACGATTAGCAGTAGAAGAAGCTATCTATGCTTATGACTTTATCGGCAAACGCTATGATGTTGGTAATAAAATGGGATTCTTACAAGCTACTGTAGAATTTGCCCTCAGAAGGGATGAGCTTAGAGATGAATTCCTTCAATATTTGCAGCAAACAGTGAACCAAGTAGACCAAGTACTTCAAATTGATTAA
- a CDS encoding DUF1934 domain-containing protein: protein MLTKDVIVAIKGIQTDMFEADEIELVTTGQFIEKKNKIFITYIDATLDKDKETKTIVKLSEGQVSIQRYGGVNTNMVFEKDKAHITHYETPFGVFEINTLTKEIKVDRQDDYMEINVAYNLSINHMSMGINTFTITVKNAKSENFFLMDDQVMHVESEDFNH, encoded by the coding sequence ATGTTGACAAAAGATGTCATAGTAGCGATAAAAGGTATTCAAACAGATATGTTTGAAGCAGATGAAATTGAGTTAGTTACCACAGGACAATTTATAGAGAAGAAGAATAAAATATTTATTACGTATATTGATGCCACCCTTGATAAAGATAAAGAGACAAAAACCATTGTAAAATTAAGTGAAGGTCAGGTTTCTATCCAACGTTATGGTGGCGTGAATACCAACATGGTTTTTGAAAAGGATAAAGCCCATATTACCCACTATGAAACACCCTTTGGTGTTTTTGAGATTAATACATTAACCAAAGAGATCAAAGTGGACAGGCAAGATGATTACATGGAAATTAATGTGGCTTATAACCTAAGCATTAATCATATGTCCATGGGCATTAATACATTTACCATTACCGTAAAGAATGCTAAATCTGAAAATTTCTTTCTGATGGATGATCAAGTCATGCATGTGGAAAGTGAAGATTTTAATCATTAG